A segment of the Acidimicrobiales bacterium genome:
CCGAGCCCGGGCCTTCCACGGTGATCGCGACACCGGGAGCGAGGGCCGCGAACTCCTCGGCCTGCTGCTGCACGATCGGGAAGACGGTCGACGAACCCGAGACCAGATACTCGCCCTCGAGATCCTCCACCGGAATGTCCACCGGACGATCGACATCGACAGCAACGTCGGAGCCGCCACGGGCAACCACCTGCGTCGGCTCGTCGTTCAACGCGTCGACGACCGCCGCCACCAGGGCGAAGACAGCCAGGAGAGCGACAACGAGACCGACGCTGCGCATGCGATCGGCGCGACTGGGGGGGAGGAAGTCGGTCACGTGGAATCACGCTACGGAGCGCGTCTGGACGGACGTCGACCCTCGGGTGAACGCCCGCCTTCGCCGAGGTGAACGCTGGGTGAACGAGCCGGGCCAGGCACTCCCTCTCGCTGCCTGTTACGTTCCGTCCGGCTATGAAGACCGCGCAGACGAATCCGGTCGAACGCGAGATGCCCGCAGGTGTGCAGGCGATGTTCGTTCTCACACTGATCTACGTGTTCCTCGTCGGCGTGTCGCTGCTCGAGTCGGGCGTGAAGGTGATGGGTGCCGACACCCAGGAACGTCTGTTCCAAGGGGTGAGCAACCCGTTCGCCGGCCTCTTCGTCGGCATCCTCGGGACGGTGCTCGTACAGTCGTCGTCGGCGAGCACTTCGGTGATCGTCGGCATCGTGGCATCCGGAGCGCTCGGCGTCGATGACGCAGTCCCGATGATCATGGGAGCCAACATCGGGACGACCGTCACCAACACGCTGGTGTCGCTCGGGTCGGCCCGTCAGTCCGAGGAGTTCAAGCGAGCGTTCGCGGCGGCGACCGTCCACGACTTCTTCAACCTCATCGCGGTGGCGATCCTGCTACCGCTCGAACTGGTCACCGGCTGGCTCTCTCGTTCTGCCGAGTGGATCAGCGAGCAGCTCGTCGGGTCGGCCGGCGTCGAGTACAACAGCCCGATCAAACGCTGGGTCAAGGAGCCGGTGGGCTGGATCGAGGATCTGGTCGGTGATTTCGGGGTCGAGACCACCGCGCTCGGCACGATCATGGTGCTGATCGGACTCGTGATCGTGCTTCTGGCGCTCACCTTCATCACGCGCAACATGCGACGCCTCGTCGCCGACCGCATCGAACGCAGCCTCAACGCGATGCTCGGCAAGGGCGGCGGCACGGTCGCAATTCTCCTGGGCCTCGTCATCACCGTTGCCGTGCAGTCGTCGAGCATCACGACGTCGATCATGGTGCCGCTCGCGGCTGCGGGCGTCGTCAGCATTCACAACATCTATCCCGTGACCCTCGGCGCCAACGTCGGTACGACCATCACGGCACTCCTTGCGGCCCTGGCCGCCGCCAATGCCAACGCCCTCACGGTGGGGCTCGTCCACACTCTCTTCAACGTGACGGCGATCATCATCCTCTACCCCGTGCCCAAGATCCGAAAGATCCCCATCCGACTTGCCCAAGGCCTCGCAGAGATCGCGGTGGCACG
Coding sequences within it:
- a CDS encoding Na/Pi symporter, with amino-acid sequence MKTAQTNPVEREMPAGVQAMFVLTLIYVFLVGVSLLESGVKVMGADTQERLFQGVSNPFAGLFVGILGTVLVQSSSASTSVIVGIVASGALGVDDAVPMIMGANIGTTVTNTLVSLGSARQSEEFKRAFAAATVHDFFNLIAVAILLPLELVTGWLSRSAEWISEQLVGSAGVEYNSPIKRWVKEPVGWIEDLVGDFGVETTALGTIMVLIGLVIVLLALTFITRNMRRLVADRIERSLNAMLGKGGGTVAILLGLVITVAVQSSSITTSIMVPLAAAGVVSIHNIYPVTLGANVGTTITALLAALAAANANALTVGLVHTLFNVTAIIILYPVPKIRKIPIRLAQGLAEIAVARQALAIGYVVTVFIVIPLVGVAVFR